The following coding sequences lie in one Rhinolophus ferrumequinum isolate MPI-CBG mRhiFer1 chromosome 16, mRhiFer1_v1.p, whole genome shotgun sequence genomic window:
- the LOC117036452 gene encoding E3 ubiquitin-protein ligase TRIP12-like, producing MCKEVIPTSEFINSKLTAKANRQLQDPLVIMTGNIPTWLTELGKTCPFFFPFDTRQMLFYVTAFDRDRAMQRLLDTNPEINQSDSQDSRVAPRLDRKKRTVNREELLKQAESVMQDLGSSRAMLEIQYENEVGTGLGPTLEFYALVSQELQRADLGLWRGEEVTLSNPKGNQEGTKYIQNLQGLFALPFGRTAKPAHIAKVKMKFRFLGKLMAKAIMDFRLVDLPLGLPFYKWMLRQETSLTSHDLFDIDPVVARSVYHLEDIVRQKKRLEQDKSQTKESLRYALETLTMNGCSVEDLGLDFTLPGFPNIELKKGGKDIPVTIHNLEEYLRLVIFWALNEGVSRQFDSFRDGFESVFPLSHLQYFYPEELDQLLCGSKADTWDAKTLMECCRPDHGYTHDSRAVKFLFEILSSFDNEQQRLFLQFVTGSPRLPVGGFRSLNPPLTIVRKTFESTENPDDFLPSVMTCVNYLKLPDYSNIDIMREKLLIAAREGQQSFHLS from the coding sequence ATGTGCAAGGAGGTTATTCCAACTAGTGAATTTATTAACAGTAAGTTGACAGCAAAAGCAAATAGGCAGCTTCAAGACCCTTTAGTGATCATGACAGGAAACATCCCGACGTGGCTTACTGAACTAGGAAAAACCTgcccatttttcttcccttttgatACCCGGCAAATGCTTTTTTATGTAACTGCATTTGATCGGGACCGAGCAATGCAAAGATTACTTGATACCAACCCAGAAATCAACCAGTCTGATTCTCAAGATAGCAGAGTTGCACCTAGATTGGATAGAAAAAAACGAACTGTGAACAGAGAGGAGCTGCTAAAACAAGCTGAGTCTGTGATGCAGGATCTGGGCAGCTCACGGGCCATGTTAGAAATCCAGTATGAAAATGAGGTTGGTACAGGTCTTGGGCCTACACTGGAGTTTTATGCACTTGTATCTCAGGAACTGCAGAGAGCTGACTTGGGTCTCTGGAGAGGTGAAGAAGTAACTCTTAGCAATCCAAAAGGAAACCAAGAAGGGACCAAGTATATTCAAAACCTCCAGGGCCTGTTCGCGCTTCCTTTTGGTAGGACAGCTAAGCCAGCTCATATCGCAAAGGTTAAGATGAAGTTTCGCTTCTTAGGAAAATTAATGGCCAAGGCTATCATGGATTTCCGATTGGTGGACCTTCCCCTTGGCTTACCTTTTTATAAATGGATGCTACGGCAAGAAACGTCACTGACATCGCACGATTTGTTTGACATTGACCCAGTTGTAGCCAGATCAGTGTATCACCTAGAAGACATTGTCAGACAGAAGAAAAGACTTGAACAAGATAAATCCCAGACCAAAGAGAGTCTACGATATGCATTAGAAACCCTGACTATGAATGGCTGTTCAGTTGAAGATCTAGGATTGGATTTTACTCTGCCAGGGTTTCCCAACATCGAActgaagaaaggaggaaaggatatACCAGTCACAATCCACAATCTCGAGGAGTATTTGAGACTGGTTATATTCTGGGCACTAAATGAAGGCGTTTCCAGGCAATTTGATTCATTCAGAGATGGATTTGAATCCGTCTTCCCACTCAGTCATCTTCAGTACTTCTACCCAGAAGAACTGGACCAGCTCTTGTGTGGCAGTAAGGCAGACACTTGGGATGCAAAGACACTGATGGAATGCTGCAGGCCAGATCACGGTTACACTCACGACAGTCGGGCTGTGAAGTTTTTGTTTGAGATTCTCAGTAGTTTTGATAATGAGCAGCAGAGGTTATTTCTGCAGTTTGTGACAGGTAGCCCAAGATTGCCTGTTGGAGGCTTCCGGAGTTTGAATCCACCTTTGACAATTGTCCGGAAGACATTTGAGTCAACAGAAAACCCGGATGACTTTCTGCCCTCCGTAATGACTTGTGTGAACTATCTGAAGTTGCCGGACTATTCAAACATTGATATAATGCGGGAAAAACTGTTGATAGCAGCAAGAGAAGGGCAGCAGTCGTTCCATCTTTCCTGA